In Erigeron canadensis isolate Cc75 chromosome 1, C_canadensis_v1, whole genome shotgun sequence, a single window of DNA contains:
- the LOC122583403 gene encoding cation/calcium exchanger 1-like — MVISTTSSVFKPKITLLILFTIILSLFATTSLADTTITATCAAIHEQESRVAKCHYVKTNIGCEPEGYINYLQLFYCNFSEFPQLGFILLLIWLVILFYILSSTASEYFCPSVEHLSNTLNLSPAIAGTTLLPLGNGATDVFSSVIAFTSTSDGGDIGLSSILGGSIFISCVVVGVISLLIAYQKKIVKVDRPNFIRDVVFLLITLSNVLVIIVVGRINLWMSLLFVSTYIIYILVVSYMHLHSMKKHKLILDAEQLAGFRVPLIGYIEEENVVHPAEVDEHFEEKTAPTTHNLKWCIKMFFYVVKLPIHLPRRLTIPVITKDRWSKAYLVFSVGLAPITVVLIWNTQFGNLGLKATTVTYFVVGIIGIGLGICTFVFTTSTIPPQKCLVFWYASGFLMSVAWTYVTCNELVSLLESLGNIIGMSPSIIGLTILAWGNSIGDLVANVAIAMYGGPDGTQIAMSGCYAAPLFNVLIGLGFSFVFVSFSNYPAAYVIPEDPYSCETIAFLMTGLLWALVILLKRDMRLDHTLGGGLLVIYSCFLFIKLARALGLLSTYSGIGLLNY; from the coding sequence atggtgATTTCAACAACATCATCTGTTTTCAAGCCCAAAATCACACTACTCATCCTCTTCACAATCATCCTCTCATTATTCGCAACCACCTCTTTGGCGGACACAACCATAACCGCGACATGCGCGGCCATCCACGAACAAGAGTCCCGTGTCGCAAAATGTCATTATGTCAAAACAAACATTGGATGTGAGCCAGAAGGATACATAAATTACCTCCAACTTTTTTATTGTAACTTTTCGGAATTTCCTCAACTAGGCTTCATTTTGTTACTCATATGGCTAGTCattcttttttacattttaagcAGTACCGCATCCGAATACTTTTGTCCCTCGGTCGAACACTTATCAAACACATTAAATCTGTCACCGGCTATCGCGGGTACAACTTTGCTTCCATTGGGTAATGGAGCAACCGATGTTTTTTCTAGTGTCATTGCTTTTACTTCAACTAGTGATGGTGGAGATATCGGGCTAAGTAGTATACTAGGCGGGTCGATTTTCATTTCGTGCGTTGTGGTCGGCGTGATCAGTTTGTTAATCGCGTATCAAAAAAAAATCGTCAAGGTAGACAGGCCTAATTTCATTCGAGACGTTGTTTTTCTTCTCATTACTTTATCGAATGTCCTCGTTATCATTGTGGTGGGGAGAATTAATTTATGGATGTCACTTCTTTTTGTTTCGACCTATATTATCTACATTTTGGTGGTTTCATATATGCATTTGCATAGTATGAAAAAACATAAGTTGATACTTGATGCCGAACAATTAGCAGGCTTTAGAGTCCCGTTGATTGGCTACATCGAAGAGGAAAACGTCGTACATCCTGCCGAAGTAGATGaacattttgaagaaaaaaccgCGCCCACTACACACAATCTAAAATGGTGcatcaaaatgtttttctatGTAGTGAAGTTGCCAATTCATCTGCCAAGAAGGCTTACAATACCGGTGATAACTAAAGATAGATGGTCAAAGGCGTATTTAGTGTTTTCGGTGGGATTAGCGCCAATCACGGTGGTGTTGATTTGGAACACACAATTTGGAAATTTGGGATTAAAAGCTACCACGGTGACATACTTTGTGGTTGGGATAATTGGGATAGGGCTAGGAATTTGTACATTTGTTTTCACAACTAGTACTATCCCACCACAAAAGTGTTTGGTGTTTTGGTATGCAAGTGGGTTCCTAATGAGTGTTGCTTGGACATATGTAACATGTAATGAATTGGTGTCTTTGTTAGAATCACTAGGAAATATTATAGGAATGAGCCCTTCAATTATAGGGCTCACTATCCTAGCTTGGGGTAACTCAATTGGGGACCTTGTAGCCAATGTGGCTATAGCTATGTATGGTGGCCCGGACGGGACTCAGATCGCGATGTCGGGTTGTTATGCTGCACCGTTGTTCAATGTGCTTATCGGTTTGGGGTTCTCGTTCGTGTTTGTGTCGTTTTCAAACTATCCTGCTGCATATGTCATTCCAGAAGACCCTTATTCGTGTGAAACGATAGCTTTTCTGATGACCGGTTTGCTCTGGGCTCTCGTGATCTTGCTTAAGAGGGATATGCGACTTGATCATACTCTCGGAGGTGGACTCTTGGTGATATACTCGTGTTTTTTGTTCATAAAGCTTGCAAGGGCTCTTGGATTGCTTAGTACTTATTCTGGAATAGGCTTGctaaattattaa
- the LOC122580086 gene encoding cationic amino acid transporter 4, vacuolar-like isoform X1 codes for MQKLSGSAGECWGGFTRCLIRRKPVDTSPVAKAGGFQLAKRLSVFDLIAIGVGATIGAGVYILVGTVAKEQTGPAITLSFLIAGIAAGLSALCYAELACRCPSAGSAYHYSYLCVGEGVAWLIGWSLILEYSLGGAAVARGISPNMALFFGGQDGLPSFLARPTILGIVVDPSAAVLVFIITGLLCTGIKESSLAQGIITTINVVALLFIIIAGGYVGWKTKWVGYEIPGGYFPFGANGVLAGSATVFFSYVGFDAVTSTAEEVVNPQRDLPIGIGVSLFTCCVLYMLVSAVVIGLVPCSALDPDTPIASAFASYGMNWAVYIVTIGAVTALCAALIGGILPQPRILMAMARDGLLPSFFSDINKRTHVPVKSTIATGIFIASLAFSMNVDQLAGMVSVGTLLAFTAVAVSILLLRYIPPDITFVQAPSSESLDLVSSEFCNDITDIYIKNHKDLVGHYRTQKDEEQEARRRKIAAWSIAIVCVGVLVLASAASAKSIPNVPRFMLCGLGGAALLSSLTILTCIDQDDARLTFGETGGFVCPFVPFLPVACILVNTYLLINLGLDTWIRVSVWLVIGVFVYAFYGRKHSLLVDAVYMPIVPENEHEIHDTIS; via the exons atgcaaaaACTTAGCGGTAGCGCAGGGGAATGTTGGGGCGGATTTACGCGATGTTTAATAAGAAGAAAGCCAGTCGATACATCACCAGTCGCTAAAGCTGGTGGATTTCAGTTAGCCAAACGCCTCTCTGTTTTTGATCTCATCGCTATCG GAGTTGGAGCAACAATAGGAGCAGGAGTGTATATACTTGTTGGAACAGTTGCTAAAGAACAAACAGGTCCTGCTATAACCCTATCCTTTCTTATTGCTGGAATAGCCGCTGGCCTTTCCGCATTGTGTTATGCCGAACTAGCCTGTCGCTGTCCCTCTGCCGGAAGTGCCTATCACTATTCTTACTTGTGTGTTGGGGAAGG TGTTGCTTGGTTAATTGGTTGGTCTCTTATATTGGAATACTCACTTGGTGGAGCAGCTGTGGCTCGTGGCATATCCCCAAATatg GCGCTGTTTTTTGGAGGTCAAGATGGGCTGCCGTCTTTCTTGGCTCGTCCAACCATTCTTGGAATTGTAGTTGATCCCTCTGCTGCTGTTCTGGTCTTCATTATTACTGGACTACTGTGCACTGGAATTAAAGAG AGTTCACTGGCACAAGGCATAATTACAACTATAAATGTTGTAGCCTTGCTTTTCATCATAATAGCGGGTGGATATGTAGGTTGGAAGACTAAGTGGGTTGGATATGAAATTCCTGGCGG GTATTTCCCTTTTGGGGCTAATGGAGTACTTGCTGGGTCTGCAACAGTCTTTTTCTCATATGTTGGCTTTGATGCGGTCACTAGTACAGCCGAAGAG GTAGTGAATCCTCAAAGAGATTTACCTATCGGGATCGGGGTCTCATTGTTTACATGCTGTGTTTTGTATATGCTTGTATCTGCTGTTGTGATTGGCTTGGTTCCCTGTTCTGCATTAGACCCTGACACACCTATTGCCTCTGCTTTTGCTAGTTATGGGATGAATTGGGCAGT ATACATTGTAACAATTGGAGCTGTTACTGCATTATGTGCTGCTTTAATTGGGGGGATCCTTCCTCAG CCGCGGATCCTGATGGCAATGGCTAGGGATGGTTTACTACCGTCATTCTTTTCTGATATAAATAAACGAACTCATGTTCCAGTTAAGAGTACAATTGCAACTGGAATTTTCATTGCATCTCTCGCATTTTCAATGAATGTTGACCAATTAGCAGGCATG GTTAGCGTGGGTACTTTGTTGGCATTTACCGCTGTTGCAGTTTCAATCTTATTACTCAGATATATTCCTCCTGATATCACCTTCGTGCAAGCACCTTCCTCAGAATCGCTTGATTTAGTCTCTTCAGAATTTTGTAATGATATTAcagatatttatataaaaaatcacaAAGATCTTGTGGGGCATTATCGTACTCAAAAAG ATGAAGAACAGGAAGCAAGAAGACGAAAGATTGCTGCTTGGAGCATAGCTATTGTTTGTGTAGGAGTGCTCGTACTTGCATCTGCTGCTTCAGCCAAAAGCATTCCCAA TGTTCCTCGCTTCATGTTATGTGGGCTAGGAGGTGCCGCTCTATTGTCAAGTCTGACTATCTTGACCTGCATAGATCAGGATGATGCTAGGCTCACCTTTGGAGAAACCGgag GATTTGTCTGCCCATTTGTGCCTTTTTTACCCGTTGCCTGCATTCTTGTGAATACCTACCTTCTTATTAATCTCGG ACTTGACACTTGGATTCGAGTGTCGGTGTGGCTGGTGATCGGAGTGTTCGTTTATGCATTCTATGGAAGGAAACATAGCCTACTAGTAGATGCCGTGTACATGCCAATTGTGCCTGAAAATGAACACGAAATTCATGATACCATTTCATAG
- the LOC122580086 gene encoding cationic amino acid transporter 2, vacuolar-like isoform X2, which produces MQKLSGSAGECWGGFTRCLIRRKPVDTSPVAKAGGFQLAKRLSVFDLIAIGVGATIGAGVYILVGTVAKEQTGPAITLSFLIAGIAAGLSALCYAELACRCPSAGSAYHYSYLCVGEGVAWLIGWSLILEYSLGGAAVARGISPNMALFFGGQDGLPSFLARPTILGIVVDPSAAVLVFIITGLLCTGIKESSLAQGIITTINVVALLFIIIAGGYVGWKTKWVGYEIPGGYFPFGANGVLAGSATVFFSYVGFDAVTSTAEEVVNPQRDLPIGIGVSLFTCCVLYMLVSAVVIGLVPCSALDPDTPIASAFASYGMNWAVYIVTIGAVTALCAALIGGILPQPRILMAMARDGLLPSFFSDINKRTHVPVKSTIATGIFIASLAFSMNVDQLAGMVSVGTLLAFTAVAVSILLLRYIPPDITFVQAPSSESLDLVSSEFCNDITDIYIKNHKDLVGHYRTQKDEEQEARRRKIAAWSIAIVCVGVLVLASAASAKSIPKRCRSIVKSDYLDLHRSG; this is translated from the exons atgcaaaaACTTAGCGGTAGCGCAGGGGAATGTTGGGGCGGATTTACGCGATGTTTAATAAGAAGAAAGCCAGTCGATACATCACCAGTCGCTAAAGCTGGTGGATTTCAGTTAGCCAAACGCCTCTCTGTTTTTGATCTCATCGCTATCG GAGTTGGAGCAACAATAGGAGCAGGAGTGTATATACTTGTTGGAACAGTTGCTAAAGAACAAACAGGTCCTGCTATAACCCTATCCTTTCTTATTGCTGGAATAGCCGCTGGCCTTTCCGCATTGTGTTATGCCGAACTAGCCTGTCGCTGTCCCTCTGCCGGAAGTGCCTATCACTATTCTTACTTGTGTGTTGGGGAAGG TGTTGCTTGGTTAATTGGTTGGTCTCTTATATTGGAATACTCACTTGGTGGAGCAGCTGTGGCTCGTGGCATATCCCCAAATatg GCGCTGTTTTTTGGAGGTCAAGATGGGCTGCCGTCTTTCTTGGCTCGTCCAACCATTCTTGGAATTGTAGTTGATCCCTCTGCTGCTGTTCTGGTCTTCATTATTACTGGACTACTGTGCACTGGAATTAAAGAG AGTTCACTGGCACAAGGCATAATTACAACTATAAATGTTGTAGCCTTGCTTTTCATCATAATAGCGGGTGGATATGTAGGTTGGAAGACTAAGTGGGTTGGATATGAAATTCCTGGCGG GTATTTCCCTTTTGGGGCTAATGGAGTACTTGCTGGGTCTGCAACAGTCTTTTTCTCATATGTTGGCTTTGATGCGGTCACTAGTACAGCCGAAGAG GTAGTGAATCCTCAAAGAGATTTACCTATCGGGATCGGGGTCTCATTGTTTACATGCTGTGTTTTGTATATGCTTGTATCTGCTGTTGTGATTGGCTTGGTTCCCTGTTCTGCATTAGACCCTGACACACCTATTGCCTCTGCTTTTGCTAGTTATGGGATGAATTGGGCAGT ATACATTGTAACAATTGGAGCTGTTACTGCATTATGTGCTGCTTTAATTGGGGGGATCCTTCCTCAG CCGCGGATCCTGATGGCAATGGCTAGGGATGGTTTACTACCGTCATTCTTTTCTGATATAAATAAACGAACTCATGTTCCAGTTAAGAGTACAATTGCAACTGGAATTTTCATTGCATCTCTCGCATTTTCAATGAATGTTGACCAATTAGCAGGCATG GTTAGCGTGGGTACTTTGTTGGCATTTACCGCTGTTGCAGTTTCAATCTTATTACTCAGATATATTCCTCCTGATATCACCTTCGTGCAAGCACCTTCCTCAGAATCGCTTGATTTAGTCTCTTCAGAATTTTGTAATGATATTAcagatatttatataaaaaatcacaAAGATCTTGTGGGGCATTATCGTACTCAAAAAG ATGAAGAACAGGAAGCAAGAAGACGAAAGATTGCTGCTTGGAGCATAGCTATTGTTTGTGTAGGAGTGCTCGTACTTGCATCTGCTGCTTCAGCCAAAAGCATTCCCAA GAGGTGCCGCTCTATTGTCAAGTCTGACTATCTTGACCTGCATAGATCAGGATGA